In one Arenibacter antarcticus genomic region, the following are encoded:
- the trmD gene encoding tRNA (guanosine(37)-N1)-methyltransferase TrmD codes for MRIDIITVVPELLKSPFEASILKRAIDKNIVEVHLHNLRDYTDKSYNQVDDYQFGGGAGMVLMIEPIDKCISALKKERDYDEVIYMTPDGATLNQKIANGLSLLNNVIILCGHYKGVDQRVRDLFITKEISIGDYVLSGGELGAAVLCDAIIRLIPGVLNNETSALTDSFQDDLLAPPVYTRPSNYKGSTVPEILLSGNFPKIEKWREDQAYDRTKKLRPDLLDQ; via the coding sequence ATGCGAATAGATATTATTACCGTGGTCCCCGAACTCCTTAAAAGTCCATTTGAAGCATCCATCTTAAAAAGGGCTATAGATAAAAATATTGTAGAAGTTCATCTTCACAATTTAAGGGACTATACGGATAAAAGTTATAACCAAGTAGACGATTATCAGTTTGGTGGCGGTGCAGGCATGGTGTTAATGATAGAGCCTATTGACAAGTGTATATCTGCCCTAAAAAAGGAGCGTGATTACGATGAAGTAATCTATATGACCCCGGATGGGGCCACTTTAAACCAAAAAATAGCCAATGGCTTGTCGCTTTTAAATAATGTCATTATACTCTGTGGGCATTATAAAGGGGTGGATCAACGTGTTAGGGACCTATTTATTACCAAGGAAATATCTATTGGTGATTATGTCCTATCTGGGGGCGAATTGGGCGCTGCGGTACTTTGTGATGCTATAATACGGCTCATACCAGGTGTTTTAAATAATGAGACCTCGGCCCTTACAGACTCCTTTCAAGACGATCTACTTGCTCCTCCGGTCTACACAAGGCCCTCAAATTATAAAGGCAGTACGGTGCCAGAGATATTGCTAAGTGGAAATTTTCCCAAAATAGAAAAATGGAGAGAAGACCAAGCCTACGATAGAACCAAGAAACTTAGGCCTGATCTATTGGACCAATAA
- a CDS encoding TonB-dependent receptor has protein sequence MRLRIGFPLFIFLLLSINVYSQNRYTLSGTVSESLSNETLIGVTISITSLGKGVITNEYGFYSITLPEGDYEIRVSYLGFKDITQMVNLSTENKLINFQLIEAAEQLEEVVVTDDVEKLNIRKPQMSVNSLSVETIKKIPVILGEADIIKSILLLPGVSNAGEGSSGFNVRGGSVDQNLILLDEAIIFNSSHLFGFFSVFNPDAIKDVKLFKGGIPSRYGGRVSSVLEIFQKEGNSKSLKINGGIGAVASRLLVEGPIIKDQAAFLIGGRTSYAHLFLPLFDVDNTAYFYDLNTKLNYRINEMNSIFLSGYFGRDVFNISESFINTYGNTVMNFRWNHLFSDKLFSNLSLIYSDYYYGLELDFVGFKWNSGIQNFNFKYDFKHYLSNSFQINYGLNNIYYQFNPGKIEPNRPSSGILEDQLIQKYANEFSVYVDIEQEITEKLNLQYGLRLSNFIRLGQEELNVYTDNKPVSFNELLQIYQKSDPISAINPKRSTQLANFTNWEPRLAMSFAFNPDNSIKASYTKLAQYLHLISNTSSPTPLDVWTPSGPFVKPQLLDQYALGYFKNLNNGVYSLESEIFYKKTQNRIDYIDGANLIANEAIEQVILNGEAKAYGLEILARKNIGKWQGWLAYTLSKSEQRTPGRTLMENGINFGKWYNTPYDKTHDFSAYASYDHNEKWSFNSNFVYQTGQPTNYPIGQYEFQNLIIPYYGPRNKERLPAYHRIDISATLTPRKNKGRKLKSEWVFSIYNLYNRKNAASIGFSRNSDSGVNEAVRTSIFGMVPAATYNFKF, from the coding sequence ATGAGGTTACGCATTGGATTTCCACTTTTCATTTTCCTTCTACTTTCCATAAACGTCTATTCCCAAAACCGGTACACACTTAGTGGTACAGTATCTGAATCATTAAGCAACGAAACTTTGATCGGGGTAACCATTTCCATTACTTCTCTCGGAAAAGGGGTTATAACTAATGAGTATGGCTTTTATTCCATTACCCTTCCAGAAGGAGATTATGAAATTAGGGTCAGTTACTTAGGCTTTAAGGATATTACCCAAATGGTGAACCTTTCCACCGAGAACAAGCTAATAAACTTTCAATTAATAGAGGCCGCGGAGCAATTAGAAGAAGTTGTGGTTACTGATGATGTGGAAAAATTAAACATTCGTAAGCCACAGATGAGTGTTAATTCCCTATCGGTAGAAACCATCAAAAAAATTCCTGTCATCCTTGGTGAGGCAGATATCATCAAATCCATTTTATTGCTACCTGGTGTTTCAAATGCGGGGGAAGGCTCTTCAGGTTTTAACGTACGTGGGGGATCTGTAGATCAAAATTTAATTCTCTTGGATGAGGCCATCATATTTAATTCATCACATCTTTTTGGCTTCTTCTCCGTCTTTAACCCAGATGCCATTAAGGATGTTAAACTGTTTAAAGGTGGAATTCCCTCGAGATACGGAGGCAGAGTATCCTCAGTCCTGGAGATTTTTCAAAAAGAAGGTAACAGCAAATCATTAAAGATAAATGGTGGTATCGGCGCAGTTGCCAGTAGGTTGTTGGTAGAAGGTCCCATAATCAAGGATCAGGCCGCCTTCCTTATTGGTGGTAGGACATCGTATGCCCATTTATTCCTTCCCCTTTTTGATGTGGACAATACGGCATATTTCTATGACCTTAACACAAAATTGAACTATAGGATAAATGAAATGAACAGCATTTTTTTATCAGGATATTTTGGAAGGGATGTCTTTAATATTAGCGAGAGTTTTATAAATACCTATGGCAATACGGTAATGAATTTTAGATGGAACCATTTATTTTCCGATAAACTCTTTTCCAACCTCTCCCTTATCTATTCCGACTATTATTATGGACTAGAACTGGATTTTGTTGGTTTTAAATGGAATTCAGGAATACAGAATTTTAATTTCAAATATGATTTTAAGCACTATTTAAGTAACAGTTTTCAGATAAATTACGGTCTAAACAATATTTATTATCAATTTAACCCGGGAAAGATTGAGCCCAATAGACCTTCCTCCGGAATCCTAGAGGATCAACTGATTCAAAAATACGCCAATGAATTTTCGGTATATGTGGATATAGAGCAGGAGATTACAGAAAAATTAAACCTACAATATGGCTTACGTCTTAGCAATTTTATTAGATTGGGTCAAGAAGAACTCAATGTTTACACAGACAATAAACCTGTAAGTTTTAATGAGCTCCTTCAGATCTACCAAAAATCAGATCCAATATCCGCTATAAATCCTAAGCGTAGTACACAACTTGCCAATTTCACCAATTGGGAACCGCGTTTGGCGATGTCCTTTGCATTTAATCCAGACAATTCAATAAAGGCCAGTTATACCAAATTGGCCCAGTATTTACATTTAATATCCAATACCAGCTCCCCCACTCCTTTAGATGTCTGGACGCCAAGTGGTCCATTTGTTAAGCCTCAGCTCTTGGATCAGTATGCCCTTGGTTATTTTAAAAATTTAAACAATGGGGTATATTCATTGGAATCAGAAATATTTTATAAAAAAACACAAAATCGAATAGATTATATAGATGGTGCTAATCTCATTGCCAATGAAGCCATAGAACAGGTTATATTAAACGGGGAAGCAAAGGCATACGGCCTAGAAATATTGGCGAGAAAAAATATTGGTAAATGGCAAGGGTGGCTGGCCTATACGCTATCAAAGTCGGAACAAAGAACTCCTGGAAGAACTCTCATGGAAAATGGAATAAATTTTGGGAAATGGTACAATACTCCCTATGATAAAACCCATGATTTTTCGGCATATGCCAGCTATGACCATAATGAAAAATGGAGTTTTAATAGTAATTTTGTGTATCAGACTGGCCAACCCACCAATTATCCAATCGGACAATATGAATTTCAAAATTTAATTATCCCATATTATGGACCTAGGAACAAGGAAAGACTACCGGCTTATCACAGAATTGATATTTCAGCCACACTTACTCCAAGGAAAAATAAGGGAAGAAAACTAAAA
- a CDS encoding NADP-dependent isocitrate dehydrogenase, with protein MPKIFYTKTDEAPALATQSFLPIVKAFTKTAGIEINLMDISLASRIIATFPENLEKDQQISDDLVELGKLVKLADTNIIKLPNISASTPQLNEAIAELQAKGYNIPSYPDSPSNDAEKDIKSRYDKIKGSAVNPVLREGNSDRRAPRAIKNYAKKNPHSMGAWSSDSKTQVATMDQGDFQCNEKSVTLKEATTVNVVLTKSDGTKTILKEGLNLLQNEIIDATILSKKALLNFLQAQIKEAKDKGVLFSLHMKATMMKVSDPIIFGHAVKVFFADVFKKHATTFASLGINANDGLENLLNKIKTLPEAQRTEIEKDITTAIQNGPALAMVNSDKGISNLHVPSDVIIDASMPAMIRNSGQMWNSKGKSQDTLAVIPDSSYATIYSATISFCKENGAFDPTTMGTVPNVGLMAQKAEEYGSHDKTFEINFNGTVSVIDVNTGKTLIKHNVEAGDIWRMCQVKDAPIQDWVKLAVSRARTTNIPTIFWLDENRAHDVELIKKVNTYLKDHNTEGLDIQIMSPENATLYTLKRLKEGKDTISVTGNVLRDYLTDLFPILEVGTSAKMLSIVPLMNGGGLFETGAGGSAPKHVQQFLSEGHLRWDSLGEFLALGVSLEFLGEHVKNPKAQILADALDSATEQFLINDKSPSRKVGELDNRGSHFYLALYWAKALAQQSEDETLKSIFTPIAERLSNSEVEILEQLNKAQGSPVDIGGYYMPDAKLIGEAMRPSKTFNTILESI; from the coding sequence ATGCCAAAGATTTTTTATACCAAAACAGACGAAGCCCCCGCATTAGCAACTCAATCCTTTCTTCCCATAGTTAAGGCATTTACAAAAACAGCTGGAATAGAAATAAACCTTATGGACATCTCACTTGCCAGTAGGATCATTGCTACATTTCCAGAAAACTTGGAAAAGGATCAGCAGATTTCGGATGATTTGGTAGAATTGGGGAAATTGGTAAAGTTAGCGGATACCAATATTATAAAACTCCCTAATATTAGTGCCTCAACTCCACAGTTGAATGAAGCTATCGCTGAATTACAGGCTAAAGGTTACAATATACCTAGCTATCCAGATTCGCCTTCAAACGATGCGGAAAAAGATATCAAATCTAGGTATGACAAAATTAAAGGAAGTGCTGTTAATCCAGTATTAAGGGAAGGCAATTCTGATAGACGAGCTCCTAGGGCCATAAAAAATTATGCCAAAAAAAATCCTCATTCCATGGGAGCTTGGAGTTCCGACTCCAAAACACAAGTTGCCACAATGGATCAGGGCGATTTTCAATGCAATGAAAAGTCGGTAACCCTAAAGGAAGCCACCACAGTAAATGTAGTACTCACAAAGTCAGATGGTACTAAAACAATATTAAAAGAAGGTCTCAATCTCTTGCAAAATGAGATCATAGATGCCACAATACTTAGTAAAAAAGCACTGTTAAACTTCCTTCAGGCACAGATAAAAGAAGCTAAGGACAAAGGCGTGTTATTTTCATTACATATGAAGGCCACAATGATGAAGGTTTCAGACCCCATTATATTTGGTCATGCGGTAAAGGTGTTTTTTGCAGATGTTTTTAAGAAACACGCAACAACTTTTGCCTCCCTTGGAATCAACGCCAATGACGGTTTGGAAAATTTACTCAATAAAATTAAGACTCTCCCGGAGGCACAACGTACGGAAATCGAAAAAGACATCACCACGGCCATTCAAAATGGACCGGCTTTGGCTATGGTAAATTCGGACAAGGGTATTAGCAACCTTCATGTTCCCAGCGATGTTATTATAGATGCATCTATGCCTGCTATGATACGGAACTCTGGGCAGATGTGGAATTCCAAAGGGAAATCACAAGACACCCTAGCTGTTATTCCTGACAGCAGTTACGCAACTATATACTCGGCCACCATAAGTTTTTGCAAAGAGAACGGGGCTTTTGACCCTACTACCATGGGAACTGTTCCCAACGTAGGACTAATGGCCCAAAAGGCAGAAGAATATGGCTCTCACGATAAGACCTTCGAAATTAACTTCAATGGTACGGTATCCGTAATTGATGTAAATACAGGCAAAACCTTAATTAAACATAACGTTGAAGCTGGTGATATTTGGAGAATGTGTCAAGTTAAGGATGCACCTATCCAAGACTGGGTTAAATTAGCTGTATCTAGAGCAAGAACTACAAACATACCTACTATATTTTGGTTGGATGAGAATCGCGCCCATGATGTGGAATTAATAAAAAAGGTAAATACCTATTTAAAGGATCATAACACGGAAGGACTTGACATACAGATAATGTCTCCTGAAAATGCTACCTTATATACCCTAAAAAGATTAAAAGAAGGAAAGGACACCATCTCTGTTACTGGAAATGTATTGCGTGATTATTTAACGGATTTATTTCCTATCCTAGAAGTGGGAACCAGTGCTAAAATGTTATCCATAGTACCTCTTATGAATGGTGGCGGACTTTTTGAAACTGGTGCAGGTGGATCTGCTCCCAAGCATGTTCAGCAGTTTTTGTCAGAAGGCCATTTAAGATGGGATTCATTGGGGGAATTTTTGGCTCTTGGAGTCTCCTTAGAGTTTTTAGGGGAACATGTCAAAAATCCTAAAGCACAAATATTGGCGGATGCACTGGACTCCGCTACGGAACAGTTCCTTATCAATGACAAATCACCTTCGAGAAAGGTTGGTGAACTAGACAATAGAGGTAGTCATTTTTACCTAGCATTATATTGGGCTAAAGCTTTAGCCCAACAAAGTGAAGATGAAACATTGAAATCAATTTTCACTCCCATTGCAGAGAGACTGTCCAATAGTGAGGTTGAAATTCTGGAACAATTAAATAAAGCCCAGGGTTCTCCCGTAGATATTGGAGGGTATTATATGCCCGACGCTAAACTAATTGGAGAAGCAATGAGGCCCAGTAAAACTTTTAATACGATCTTAGAAAGTATTTAA
- the rplS gene encoding 50S ribosomal protein L19, with protein MEDLLKFVENEFVPKKDFPEFSAGDTITVYYEIKEGEKTRTQFFKGVVIQRRGSGATETFTIRKMSGIIGVERIFPINMPALQKVEVNKRGKVRRSRIFYFRELTGKKARIKEIRK; from the coding sequence ATGGAAGATTTATTAAAATTTGTAGAAAACGAATTTGTTCCTAAGAAAGATTTCCCAGAATTTTCAGCAGGGGACACTATTACAGTGTACTATGAAATTAAGGAAGGGGAAAAAACAAGAACCCAGTTCTTTAAAGGTGTTGTAATTCAACGCAGAGGTTCTGGTGCTACCGAAACTTTTACTATTCGTAAAATGTCAGGTATAATCGGTGTAGAGCGTATCTTCCCGATCAACATGCCTGCATTGCAAAAGGTAGAAGTTAACAAAAGAGGTAAAGTGCGTAGGTCACGTATTTTCTACTTTAGAGAACTTACCGGTAAAAAAGCAAGAATTAAAGAAATTCGTAAATAA
- a CDS encoding tRNA (guanine-N1)-methyltransferase: MKFFKILFIVMALLSFNFTIAQEIEEEEPLSLDNGPISDQFEYVSVKSGNYRAEGIRYEVVKESNLDKLRQNVLDSINEFNKKATQLNTTIAGHEETIESLNKKLEETTNNLASVTEEKDSMAFLGILVAKSTYNIILWTIIGGLLLLLLFFIYKFRNSNILTLEAKQSLSEVETEYEDHRRRALEREQKISRQLQDEINKYKKSK, from the coding sequence ATGAAGTTTTTCAAAATACTATTTATTGTAATGGCTCTATTGTCATTTAACTTTACTATTGCTCAGGAAATTGAGGAAGAAGAGCCTCTTTCCCTGGACAATGGTCCTATTAGTGACCAGTTTGAATATGTATCTGTAAAATCTGGGAATTATAGGGCGGAAGGCATTAGATATGAAGTTGTCAAAGAGTCAAACCTGGACAAGTTAAGGCAGAACGTCTTGGATTCAATCAACGAATTCAATAAAAAGGCAACACAGCTCAACACAACCATTGCAGGACATGAGGAAACTATAGAGTCCCTCAATAAAAAGCTTGAAGAGACCACCAACAACCTTGCATCGGTTACAGAGGAAAAGGACAGCATGGCTTTTTTAGGAATATTGGTAGCCAAAAGCACCTATAATATTATACTTTGGACTATAATTGGTGGTTTATTACTACTACTATTGTTCTTTATCTATAAATTCAGGAATAGTAATATTCTTACTTTAGAGGCCAAACAGTCGCTATCTGAAGTAGAAACGGAATATGAAGACCATAGAAGACGCGCCTTAGAACGCGAACAAAAAATCAGTAGGCAACTCCAAGACGAAATTAACAAATACAAAAAATCCAAATAA